In Bacillus sp. NP247, one DNA window encodes the following:
- a CDS encoding alpha/beta hydrolase — protein MKGTKKEIHIDDKAIRYTHIEKGSSAICFMFSGSGYNYDKPLFYYATMLMLEHKIDVVHIHYSHEGQLMEKPMEVVTKVMMGDINPIINEVLRSGQYKDSMFLGKSLGTIPLANDLMKREEFLQSKMILLTPLLTFETIFDSILHSNHEGLLVIGDKDHQYNTDQINQLHKTNLKIDVVKNANHSLNVGEYETENSIEAIAKVIEQLKEVVRTN, from the coding sequence GTGAAGGGGACTAAAAAAGAGATACATATAGATGATAAAGCCATTCGTTACACACATATCGAAAAAGGTTCCAGTGCGATTTGTTTTATGTTTTCAGGTTCAGGCTACAATTATGATAAACCGTTATTCTATTATGCAACGATGTTAATGCTTGAACATAAAATAGATGTAGTACATATTCATTATTCCCACGAAGGACAATTAATGGAAAAACCAATGGAAGTAGTAACGAAAGTAATGATGGGTGATATTAATCCTATCATTAATGAAGTGCTAAGAAGTGGACAATACAAAGATTCGATGTTTTTAGGAAAATCACTTGGAACAATTCCGCTTGCAAATGATTTAATGAAGAGAGAAGAGTTTTTACAGTCAAAAATGATATTATTGACACCTTTACTGACGTTTGAAACGATTTTTGATTCTATCTTACATAGTAATCATGAAGGGCTTTTAGTAATTGGAGACAAAGATCATCAATACAATACAGATCAAATTAATCAGTTACATAAAACGAATTTAAAGATCGATGTTGTCAAAAATGCAAACCATTCTTTAAATGTTGGGGAATATGAAACAGAGAATTCAATTGAAGCAATAGCAAAAGTAATAGAACAACTTAAAGAAGTTGTAAGGACAAATTAA
- a CDS encoding GTP-binding protein — translation MTTINIGIVAHVDAGKTSLTERILYETNVIKEVGRVDSGSTQTDSMELERQRGITIKASVVSFFIDDLKVNVIDTPGHADFIAEVERSFRVLDGAILVISAVEGVQAQTKILMRTLQKLHIPTVLFVNKIDRSGANTEKVVKQIKEILSNEVFPFYSVKNEGTKEARIIEYKSYDDCMERVAPYNESLLASYVNNEIIPAALLRKELEKQIQQANVFPIFFGSAMTGMGVTELLENISALIPANKSAQNETLSGVVFKIERESSGEKIAYVRVFSGSLHVRKYVDIQRSESPSRKEKIKKMCMFHNGNAVQASTVQSGEFCKVWGLSDIKIGDIIGERTDYIKDIHFAEPQMEAAIDAVPKERIHDLYAALMELCEEDPLIKIWKDGVHNELYIRLFGEVQKEVIETTLYEKYNLQVTFSNTRVVCIEKPIGIGNSVEVMSEKENPFYATIGFKVERGVLNSGITYNLGVELGSLPLAFHKAIEDTVFQTLKQGLYGWEVTDISVTLTHSGYASPVTTASDFRNLTPLVLMDALKQAETCVFEPLNEFELTVPEHAISTAMYKLAAIPATFAEPILHNDSYHLTGSLPIAKTENFKRMLHSFTEGEGIFTTKPGGFTKLTAPFTTRKRVDFNPLNRKDYLLHVLKAY, via the coding sequence ATGACAACAATAAATATAGGGATTGTCGCGCACGTAGACGCTGGCAAGACGAGTTTGACTGAGCGTATTCTTTATGAAACGAATGTGATTAAAGAAGTTGGCCGAGTTGATAGCGGAAGTACGCAAACTGATTCAATGGAATTAGAAAGACAACGCGGAATTACGATTAAAGCATCTGTCGTTTCTTTCTTTATTGATGATTTAAAAGTAAATGTTATTGATACACCTGGACATGCTGATTTTATCGCTGAAGTGGAGCGATCATTTCGCGTACTAGACGGTGCAATTTTAGTTATTTCTGCCGTTGAAGGCGTGCAGGCACAGACAAAGATTTTAATGCGGACATTACAGAAACTACACATACCGACTGTTTTATTTGTAAATAAAATAGACCGCAGTGGCGCAAATACTGAAAAAGTTGTGAAACAAATAAAAGAGATTCTTTCAAATGAAGTATTCCCCTTCTACTCTGTAAAAAACGAAGGAACAAAAGAAGCACGGATTATTGAATATAAATCATATGACGATTGTATGGAACGAGTAGCACCATATAACGAGTCCTTGCTTGCATCATATGTAAATAACGAAATAATACCGGCCGCACTTTTAAGAAAAGAACTAGAAAAACAAATACAGCAAGCAAATGTGTTTCCTATCTTTTTTGGTTCAGCAATGACAGGTATGGGCGTAACTGAGCTACTTGAAAATATTTCAGCCCTAATTCCAGCTAATAAATCGGCACAAAATGAAACATTGTCTGGTGTTGTGTTTAAAATAGAACGTGAATCTTCTGGTGAAAAGATTGCTTACGTAAGAGTTTTTTCAGGTAGTTTACACGTTAGAAAATATGTTGACATTCAGCGCAGTGAGTCTCCGTCACGTAAAGAAAAGATTAAAAAAATGTGCATGTTTCATAATGGAAATGCGGTTCAAGCTTCTACTGTTCAAAGCGGAGAGTTTTGCAAAGTGTGGGGACTGAGTGATATTAAAATTGGTGATATTATCGGTGAACGGACAGATTATATAAAGGATATTCACTTTGCCGAACCGCAAATGGAGGCTGCAATTGATGCAGTGCCTAAAGAGCGAATTCATGATTTATACGCTGCTCTTATGGAACTATGCGAAGAAGATCCCCTCATTAAAATATGGAAAGACGGTGTTCATAATGAACTATATATCCGTCTTTTCGGTGAAGTGCAAAAAGAAGTTATCGAAACAACACTTTATGAAAAATACAATTTACAAGTTACTTTTTCAAATACGCGAGTTGTATGTATTGAAAAACCAATTGGCATAGGGAATAGCGTTGAAGTAATGAGTGAAAAAGAGAATCCTTTTTACGCAACAATCGGCTTCAAAGTGGAACGTGGTGTGCTTAACTCTGGTATTACGTATAACTTAGGCGTTGAACTTGGATCACTACCTTTAGCATTTCATAAAGCGATTGAAGATACTGTATTTCAAACGTTAAAACAAGGTTTATACGGCTGGGAAGTTACGGACATTTCCGTCACGTTAACACATTCTGGTTATGCAAGCCCTGTTACAACAGCGAGTGACTTTAGAAATTTAACACCGCTCGTTTTAATGGATGCTTTAAAGCAAGCTGAAACATGTGTATTTGAGCCATTAAACGAATTTGAATTAACTGTACCGGAGCACGCAATTAGTACCGCAATGTATAAGCTTGCAGCCATTCCAGCAACTTTCGCAGAGCCTATATTGCATAATGATTCTTATCACTTAACTGGATCGTTACCTATTGCGAAAACAGAGAATTTTAAACGAATGCTCCATTCATTTACAGAAGGAGAAGGAATCTTCACAACAAAGCCAGGTGGTTTTACAAAACTTACGGCTCCCTTCACTACTCGAAAACGTGTTGACTTTAATCCACTGAATCGCAAGGATTATTTACTTCATGTGCTGAAGGCTTATTAA
- a CDS encoding NUDIX hydrolase, translating into MDLTFKVEQTCFNYRVGAICKHDNKILILQDEGEDYWYVPGGRVKMLENSEDALKRELAEELAVPIEVKRLIWSVENFFTLSERKFHEISFYYEVELHELPASGADQYILEEEGRRYEFKWVPVEELDAYNLQPAFIKEKVKDVSVHTEHIVLQK; encoded by the coding sequence ATGGATCTTACGTTTAAAGTAGAGCAAACATGTTTTAATTACCGAGTCGGAGCAATTTGTAAACATGATAATAAAATACTTATCCTTCAAGACGAAGGGGAAGATTATTGGTACGTACCAGGCGGACGAGTGAAAATGCTAGAAAATAGTGAAGATGCGTTAAAACGAGAGCTTGCAGAAGAGCTAGCTGTTCCAATCGAAGTAAAGAGATTAATATGGTCAGTAGAAAATTTCTTTACACTTTCTGAGCGGAAGTTTCATGAAATTAGCTTTTATTATGAAGTAGAGCTGCATGAATTACCCGCGAGTGGGGCGGATCAATACATTCTCGAAGAAGAGGGAAGAAGGTATGAATTTAAGTGGGTGCCGGTAGAAGAGTTAGATGCATATAACTTACAGCCCGCGTTTATAAAAGAGAAAGTAAAGGATGTATCAGTTCATACAGAACATATCGTTTTACAAAAGTAA